The proteins below come from a single Plasmodium sp. gorilla clade G2 genome assembly, chromosome: 13 genomic window:
- a CDS encoding exosome complex component RRP42, putative, whose product MSSLNYIEDSINCNIRIDGRTLLTYRSIEINKNILVSADGSSSVINEENNVICGIKLSLITPDSDTYDEGNVNLQIDCPASVAANRIKKDHLQTMTSIIYNLCIKNNINKKKLCILPNKFAWSVDINVMVLNAGGGLLDIISIAIYVALKDTFFPIVKPKKEIEEENTFHEISNKDYQLEIVQNEHINFPYEHIPICISIGEINNKYIYDMSKVEEELVENIFVVAITSKGKCVAFHKLYGISMEISSILNITENSSKISHTLFEKIHQALDKIQANM is encoded by the coding sequence atGAGCTCGTTAAATTACATAGAAGACAGCATTAATTGCAATATAAGAATAGATGGTAGAACATTATTAACATACAGATcaatagaaataaataaaaatattcttgtGTCAGCTGATGGGAGTAGCAGTGTAATAAATGAAGAGAATAATGTAATATGTGGAATTAAACTTTCTTTAATTACTCCTGATTCTGATACATATGATGAAGGTAATGTAAATTTACAAATTGATTGCCCAGCATCTGTTGCTGCtaatagaataaaaaaagatcATTTACAAACAATGACttctattatttataatttatgtataaaaaataatataaataaaaaaaaattatgtatccTGCCAAATAAATTTGCTTGGAGTGTTGATATAAATGTTATGGTTCTAAATGCTGGAGGTGGATTATTAGATATTATTAGTATAGCCATATATGTAGCTTTAAAAGATACATTTTTTCCAATTGTCAAaccaaaaaaagaaatagaagaagaaaatacatTCCATGAAATTTCAAATAAAGATTATCAATTAGAAATTGTTCAAAATGAACATATTAATTTTCCTTATGAACATATACCTATATGTATATCAATTGGAGAAatcaataataaatatatttatgatatgtCTAAAGTAGAAGAAGAACTagtagaaaatatttttgttgttgCTATTACGTCTAAAGGAAAATGTGTAGCATTCCATAAATTATATGGGATATCCATGGAAATATCTtccattttaaatattactGAAAATTCTTCTAAAATTTCTCATACtctttttgaaaaaattcaTCAAGCCTTGGATAAAATACAAgcaaatatgtaa
- a CDS encoding nucleolar complex protein 2, putative — protein MKEIVEEHNMEKNEEETKVEKKVKKKDKKKVKKKDKKKDKKKVKKKDKNKVNKEDIKNVKKKDNKVNKNISTQLNDSSIQNNLDDNSDSNNLDALYDDDSESLEKFCKDNCIDDASSDDSVKKLEECIMTNDENGNSLKYINIEYVDSFLQSMNKKTRLNKVIKVLSMYRDALDFFIEDELKNDEMPLIEKGVENQGNDKIMNTKKQKKKKNNKKINKNKKKKYAMNLDTSFFVVFNVLYNIDVMFYNVMNEGNLKMKVLDIEKIKSNEIFIEDEEGSKKKNKTNDNNNNNKNNDDNNNLNENHHNNMEDTYDLNNMLNYKNIKKYKPLIIYFFNNLAENMKKIKNNDIYRGILKILKKKEILRWVVILNYGKIFLKKICKLFVVSTNSDIYFFLYILIENIFQLYNERKKIIFMNLCNIKKDKEEEEDIKKTYNMERIIYQIYQNFFQSYILHYGLYYNDILHINHRNFKENCLLELFTYLSHDVAYTIVFRYMQIIIQKIREQYNKTYTSEKNKKKYLDENNNNNNNKNKKEKKYFNDDNNNKCKGILHLKNFHIHSSYMMLLIKLLSKIIKVYDNLHNLIYGVTLLIISILKTKINHMKYIPINLQLITILIRTMEDQKKYIPLFSYISSIINGLKSYKHIRTITKNQNIRNEIENFDINTSLEINENLLCDFQISHQVYDKIYVVLYDYLGLMVCHISFPEFFVAIESYFKKYYVECQIQTFKNKLKNLLTHAKNSIQIIINKRKNVNIYNIYDQFMFFQKDNLPLYTQRQIVLENYENSYLNKIKAKLSGLQHIKNKNDENDNEQNTNTNNKEKKNFKKKNLKRKAQKENLKEHTQANHHINKKKKNKNENINESKSKNKNINHSTELPTEDNVQDFSMSSDEE, from the coding sequence ATGAAGGAAATTGTGGAAGAGCacaatatggaaaaaaatgaagaggAAACAAAAGTAGAAAAAAAggtcaaaaaaaaagataaaaaaaaggtcaaaaaaaaagataaaaaaaaggacaaaaaaaaagtcaAGAAAAAGGATAAAAACAAGGTTAATAAagaagatattaaaaatgtcaaaaaaaaggataataaagtaaataaaaatatttccaCTCAACTGAATGATAGCTCCATACAAAATAACCTTGATGATAATAGCGATAGTAATAACCTTGATGCTCTTTATGATGACGATTCTGAAAGTCTTGAAAAATTTTGTAAAGATAATTGCATAGATGATGCAAGTTCAGATGACAGTGTAAAAAAACTGGAAGAATGTATCATgacaaatgatgaaaatggtAATAgtcttaaatatattaacatagaATATGTAGATTCCTTTTTACAATCTATGAATAAGAAAACGAGATTAAATAAGGTTATAAAAGTATTATCTATGTATAGAGATGCTCTCGATTTTTTTATTGaagatgaattaaaaaacgATGAAATGCCTTTAATAGAAAAGGGTGTTGAAAACCAaggaaatgataaaataatgaacacgaaaaaacaaaaaaagaaaaaaaacaacaagaaaataaataaaaataagaaaaaaaaatatgcaaTGAATTTAGATACCAGCTTTTTTGTTGTATTTAATGTGTTGTATAACATAGATGTCATGTTTTATAATGTAATGAATGAGGggaatttaaaaatgaagGTGCTAGATATTGAGAAAATAAAGAgtaatgaaatatttattgaaGATGAGGAGGGaagtaagaaaaaaaacaagacaaatgataacaataataataacaaaaataatgatgataataataatttaaatgagaatcatcataataatatggaagaTACTTACGATCTGAATAATATGctgaattataaaaatataaaaaaatataaacctCTGATTATTTACTTTTTCAACAATCTAGctgaaaatatgaaaaaaattaagaataatgatatatatagaggtatattaaaaatattaaagaaaaaagaaatattaagatgggttgtaatattaaattatggaaagatatttttaaaaaagatatgTAAATTATTTGTAGTATCAACAAATagtgatatatatttctttctatatatattaattgagaatatatttcaattatataatgaaaggaagaaaattatatttatgaatttatgtaatataaaaaaagataaagaagaagaagaagatattaaaaaaacatataatatggaaagaataatatatcaaatatatcagaatttttttcaatcttatatattacattatggattatattataatgatatacttcatataaatcatagaaattttaaagaaaattgTCTTTTagaattatttacatatttatcaCATGATGTAGCATATACAATTGTATTTAGATATATgcaaattattattcaaaaaattcGAGAACagtataataaaacatatacaagtgaaaaaaataaaaagaaatatctagatgaaaataataataataataataataaaaacaaaaaagaaaagaaatattttaatgatgataataataataaatgtaaaggaattttacatttaaaaaattttcatatacaTAGTAGTTATATGATgctattaataaaattattatcaaaaattattaaagtaTATGATAATTTACATAATCTTATATATGGTGTAACacttttaattatatctatattaaaaactaaaataaatcatatgaaatatatacctATAAACTTACAATTAATTACTATATTAATACGTACTATGGAagatcaaaaaaaatatatacccttattttcatatatatcaagTATTATTAATGGACTTAAAtcttataaacatataagaACTATAACAAAAAATCAAAACATAAGAAATGAAATAGAAAATTTTGATATTAATACATCCTtagaaataaatgaaaatctATTATGTGACTTCCAAATATCTCATCAagtatatgataaaatatatgttgttttatatgattatctTGGTCTTATGGTATGTCATATCTCCTTTCCTGAATTCTTTGTTGCTATTGAatcttattttaaaaaatattatgtagaATGTCAAATACAAACATTCAAAAATAAACTTAAAAATCTATTAACACATGCAAAAAATTCCatacaaattattattaacaaaagaaaaaatgttaatatttataatatttatgatcaGTTCATGTTCTTTCAAAAAGATAACTTACCACTCTACACACAAAGACAAATAGTTCtagaaaattatgaaaattcttatcttaataaaattaaagcaAAGCTAAGTGGTCTAcaacatattaaaaataaaaacgatGAAAATGACAACGAACAAAATACAAatactaataataaagaaaaaaaaaatttcaaaaaaaaaaatctaaaAAGAAAAGCACAAAAGGAAAATCTAAAAGAACACACACAAGCTAATCATCATATTaacaaaaagaagaaaaataaaaatgaaaatataaatgaaagtaaaagtaaaaataaaaatattaatcatTCCACAGAATTACCTACTGAAGATAATGTGCAGGATTTCTCCATGTCAAGTGATGAAGAATAA
- a CDS encoding ABC transporter (MDR family), putative has product MGNCLSLCLLRETSKNIFRYFEILYIRCFKSYNYISYIKLKYNNKKDDKIERKRIITSTDPNEGHKKKKENYIIRAFLDMTKHEKTLLSIAMIFLIINAYTNISYPRIMGECIEVSNNMTNNNNIFNNNSIICSNTFSNINIFNNVINFFFHKIRFLKYYFVDSKIMNTIIFYFPYFICGGIASYMRIYFTNKCIKNVEGRLKKQIHNKILMNNEEQFIEYKTPDYLINCTFIEIKYSAKELITCITQIFRYINSIVGGLISMSCISLYLTKLCLFIIPLYGLSVLFILKSLKRIKIQTTNIEEKQIARFSDSLQKKNIISLFGNESYEHKYFCKQLHILNKYDHKYITSESLFYAFLNIGTNVVICTILSFGRLELSLQNITHGKLVSFIVYSTMLGLGVGGILKLKKDINLLQLSLQKIYEILDMTKEEIKTNKNEYESHNLSIQDKQVDLLHDKQKEKNQINIKHNNNNKNKNDDDNNDDNIVMDKLHFKYPHKSYNIPHNIKGAIKFENVSFSYNHYDKERKKCVLKNINLEINSNEKVAIIGKSGSGKSTLWKLLTCNLSYEGNIYIDNFNIKNIHTNFLKRNILSISEQECSIFNRTIYENLIYGLIPPPHIENNNNININNINNINNINNINNNNYYYISKCIFQNINPQHNIHKKILNNIQTTKYYNSQSYQKNKDSNSDNITHSYQPQYHYDHNISCDKDIDNTNTNKYQNYYIDFLNAYDEDKLNIINSSINVLCEELDLKDFIHSMPHNIHSNIQYNNMSSGQKQRLSIIRSLIKDTPIYIFDEITSFLDEGNINKLQKLIDILIPNKTIIYITHSIHILNRMDKIIILDDGNIRAVGTYEQIKNDKVFMDIFSLHNTAI; this is encoded by the coding sequence ATGGGTAATTGCTTATCCTTATGTTTATTGAGAGAAACGtccaaaaatatttttagatatttcgagattttatatataagatgttttaaaagttataattatataagttatataaagttgaaatataataataagaaagatGATAAGATTGAAAGGAAGAGGATTATTACAAGTACTGATCCTAATGAGGgtcataaaaagaaaaaagagaattatataattcgaGCTTTTTTGGATATGACAAAACATGAAAAAACATTATTATCTATAGCTATgatatttcttataataaaTGCTTACACAAATATAAGCTATCCTAGAATTATGGGTGAATGCATTGAAGTATCTAATAATATGACaaataacaacaatatttttaataacaacAGTATTATATGTAGTAATACTTTttctaatataaatatttttaataatgttataaattttttttttcataaaataagatttttaaaatattattttgtagattcaaaaattatgaacaccatcatattttattttccttattttatatgtggtGGTATAGCATCTTATatgagaatatattttacaaataaatgtataaaaaatgtagaaggacgtttaaaaaaacaaatacataataaaattctAATGAATAATGAAGAACAGTTTATAGAATATAAGACACCtgattatttaattaattgtacttttatagaaataaaatatagcGCAAAAGAATTAATTACATGTATTACACAAATATTTCGTTATATTAATTCTATAGTAGGTGGATTAATATCAATGTCATGTATCTCTCTTTATCTTACAAAATTATGTCTATTCATTATACCTTTATATGGTCTTTCtgttcttttcattttaaaaTCTTTAAAACGTATAAAAATTCAAACTACtaatatagaagaaaaacaaatagCTAGATTTTCAGAttctttacaaaaaaaaaatattatatcattatttggCAATGAATCATATgaacataaatatttctgTAAACAATTACATATTCTCAATAAATAtgatcataaatatataacatcagAATCTTTATTCTATGCATTCTTAAATATAGGAACAAATGTTGTTATATGTactattttatcatttggaAGATTAGAATTGTCTCTTCAGAATATCACACATGGTAAACTTGTTTCTTTTATAGTTTATAGCACAATGTTAGGACTAGGTGTAGGAGgcatattaaaattaaaaaaggatataaatCTTTTACAATTAAgtttacaaaaaatatatgaaatattagatatgacaaaagaagaaataaagacaaataaaaatgaatatgaatCACATAACTTATCTATACAAGACAAACAAGTGGATCTACTACATGATAAACAAAAAGAGAAAAaccaaataaatattaaacataataataataataaaaataaaaatgatgatgataataatgatgataatattgtTATGGATAAACTACATTTCAAGTACCCACACAAATCTTATAATATACCACATAATATTAAAGGAGCCATAAAATTTGAAAATGTCTCCTTCTCATATAATCATTATGacaaagaaagaaaaaaatgtgttttaaaaaatatcaatCTAGAAATTAATTCTAATGAAAAAGTAGCAATCATAGGTAAAAGTGGCTCAGGTAAATCAACACTCTGGAAATTACTTACATGCAATTTATCATATGAaggtaatatttatatagataattttaatattaaaaatattcatacaaattttttgaaaagaaatattctCTCTATCAGTGAACAAGAATGTTCGATATTTAATAGGACCATATATGAAAATCTAATTTATGGATTAATACCCCCCCCacatatagaaaataataataatataaatataaataatataaataatataaataatataaataacataaataataataattattattatatttcaaaatgtatttttcaaaatattaatCCACAacataatattcataaaaaaattctAAACAATATTCAaacaacaaaatattataattcacagagttatcaaaaaaataaagattcCAACTCTGATAATATAACTCATTCTTATCAACCACAATATCATTATGATCATAATATTTCATGTGACAAAGATATAGATAatacaaatacaaataaatatcaaaattattatatagattTCTTAAATGCATATGATgaagataaattaaatattatcaacTCCTCCATTAATGTATTATGTGAAGAACTTGACTTAAAAGATTTTATTCATTCTATGCCTCATAATATACATTCAAAtattcaatataataatatgtcatCAGGACAAAAACAAAGATTATCTATTATAAGATCTCTTATCAAGGATactcctatatatatattcgaTGAAATTACATCTTTCTTAGATGAaggaaatataaacaaattacAAAAACTTATTGATATTTTAATTCCTAATaaaactattatatatattacacattCAATTCATATTCTCAATAGAAtggataaaattattatcttaGATGATGGTAATATTAGGGCCGTTGGAACATatgaacaaattaaaaatgataaggTTTTTATGGATATATTTTCTCTGCATAACACTGCTATATAA
- a CDS encoding secreted ookinete protein,putative yields MFLCSLILIRTYSALSLKGVNEGDPPILINYNKEGHVNTLKGSKDELIKLIVQDVSYDVDNFINDQYGKNNNNNNNNNNNNNNNNYMMSKKVKMNDYIKGDIKPYINQNNNSKNEKELEFDHTVGIKPLQNRPLLKINNKEKNDNIEMKDCIKRNYNKFKTNDNNNSYHEDISNSRKQNNNNNHMKGEQTGNMNFKLNNLNNNNKKKNRTNVTKENNIDINNDVIKINNIKKDIPNMENNNYNIKRSKDKKSMKLEKSSVNNSSRRNIQKKRNYHNIINTNDQSKENETSNEQLQMENKNIYTKNRNNNNNNVDGDDNTTISNKESINISSTNEDKKKSMNNQNKQESKKEIHHKNKWTEMSYDGDAIEIRIISDPPFVKNDHKKTQKNKKNQIKEKNLLRLKNGKKNKWLKGVPKKKSKRREVEREKDHLKGGRNISKPKNRRNKKHTNNKFTIKTNNKSKKNKMSYIQMHMDKNKTEEYPIELNEESLFNTLSDDESFDEDISEGSDDIDSNMSIKKINEDKNLEKFVDESVKDIGSRENEMIKNKKNIIKHSRKVYNLNLYNCDLIDDWDLNHEYIDEEGKLIKLSGYVFQNIVSTDSMPTVNITDWKLKGSCSYDNYICGALNYMNNIYSKGDRVIFDGKIYEATTEVYETPKSMENLWIEKTNDCYDF; encoded by the exons ATGTTCTTATGTTccttaatattaataagaacATATAGTGCACTGTCATTAAAGGGAGTAAATGAAGGTGATCCTCCTATtttgataaattataataaagagGGTCATGTTAACACTTTAAAAGGTAGTAAGGATGAATTAATAAAGCTTATAGTTCAAGATGTATCTTACGATGttgataattttataaacgATCAATATGGCaaaaacaacaacaacaataataataataataataataataataataataattatatgatgtCTAAAAAGGTTAAGAtgaatgattatataaaaggaGATATCAAACCTTATAtcaatcaaaataataattctaaaaatgaaaaagaattagAATTTGATCATACTGTGGGAATAAAACCTTTACAAAATAGACCCttattgaaaataaataataaggagaagaatgataatattgaGATGAAGGATTGTATAAAAAGGAATTACAACAAATTTAagacaaatgataataataattcatatcaTGAAGATATATCAAATAGTAGAAAgcagaataataataacaaccaTATGAAAGGAGAACAAACGGGGAATATGAactttaaattaaataatttaaataataataataaaaaaaaaaaccgtACTAATGTAACAAAAGAAAACAATattgatattaataatgatgtgataaagataaataatattaaaaaggatattcctaatatggaaaataataattataatataaaacgtAGTAAGGACAAAAAATCTATGAAACTAGAAAAATCTTCGGTTAATAATTCTTCAAGGAGAAATAtacaaaagaaaaggaattatcacaatataattaatacGAATGATCAAAGTAAAGAGAATGAAACATCAAATGAACAACTGCAgatggaaaataaaaatatatatacaaaaaatcgcaacaataataataataatgttgatGGTGATGATAATACAACAATATCAAATAAGGAAtctattaatatatcatcaaccaatgaagataaaaaaaaaagtatgaaTAATCAGAATAAACAAGAgtcaaaaaaagaaattcatcataaaaataaatggacAGAAATGTCATATGACGGAGATGCAATagaaataagaataatatctGATCCACCATTTGTCAAAAATGATCATAAGAAAACacaaaagaataaaaagaatcagataaaagagaaaaattTGTTAAGACTAAAGAATGGAAAGAAGAACAAGTGGTTAAAGGGTgttccaaaaaaaaagtcCAAACGTAGAGAAGTTGAAAGGGAGAAGGACCACCTAAAGG gAGGAAGGAATATCTCTAAACCTAAAAATAGACGCAACAAAAAACATACAAACAACAAATTTacaataaaaacaaataacaaAAGTAAGAAGAATAAAATGAGCTATATCCAAATGCATatggataaaaataaaacagaaGAATATCCAATAGAATTAAATGAAGAATCCttatttaatacattaaGTGATGATGAATCTTTTGATGAGGATATATCTGAAGGAAGTGATGATATAGATAGTAATAtgtctataaaaaaaataaatgaggataaaaatttagaaaaatTTGTTGACGAGAGCGTGAAAGATATAGGGAGTAGAGAAAATGAAATgattaagaataaaaaaaatattataaaacattCTAGAAAAGTATACAatcttaatttatataattgtgATTTAATAGATGATTGGGATTTAAATCATGAATATATAGATGAAGAAGGGAAACTAATAAAATTGAGTGGATAtgtttttcaaaatatagtAAGTACGGATTCTATGCCTACAGTGAATATAACTGATTGGAAACTTAAAGGATCATGTagttatgataattatatatgtggtgcattaaattatatgaataatatatattctaaagGAGATCGAGTTATATTTGAtggtaaaatatatgaagcCACAACCGAGGTATATGAGACACCTAAGAGTATGGAAAATTTATGGAtagaaaaaacaaatgatTGTTATGATTTTTGA